The stretch of DNA TGATTATTTCCCCAGGGATCGGCATCCATGTTGAATCCGTAATAATAGAGGCTGAGCATGGACTCGATCAGTGCACGATCACCATATATGACCTTCGCCATTCTTATCTGACCTGGAAGAATCTCGCAATCATCAAGGTTTCCCGCTTTGAACTCTGAAAATCCCGACTGCTCATCATCAAAAATTTTGAAGACTATCCTATCCAGATATGGTTTATGCCCATAGTAGTCCGGATTTCTTTTGAGAACAATTCTCTGATCATGCATCCATTCAACGAACTTGAAGGGACCAGTTCCGCAAGGATTCTCCCCGAACTTTTCGCCATATTTCTGAACCTCCTCCTTGGGTACCGGAGAAAAAACGATGTGCCCAAGGATGGTTGGAAACTCAGCATAAGGATATTTCAAGGTCACCTCAAGGGTATAATCATCCCTTGCCTTAACTCCCTCAAGCCTCTTTGCCGTTCCCTCCTGGCAAGCCTCAAAACCCTTTATCGGAGCAAGATGATAAGCAATCTCAGAAGCTGTCTCCTTAGCTGCAACCCGATTCCAAGAATAGACAAAATCCTGTGCTTTACACTCTCTTCCATTGTGGAATTTTACACCTTTCCTAAGTTTAAAAGTCCAAACGGTGGCACTCTTATTGGATTTCCAAGATTTAGCCATGGCTGGTTTGACCTCCATGGTCTTGGGGTTG from Actinomycetota bacterium encodes:
- a CDS encoding peptide ABC transporter substrate-binding protein, encoding MLRSKLILLLVLVLMVSTAGCAQKKTRKSKSLNRTEGPVRGGTFRYFLMEPLILDSAHVQESEGIQVAKQVYDGLVDHNPKTMEVKPAMAKSWKSNKSATVWTFKLRKGVKFHNGRECKAQDFVYSWNRVAAKETASEIAYHLAPIKGFEACQEGTAKRLEGVKARDDYTLEVTLKYPYAEFPTILGHIVFSPVPKEEVQKYGEKFGENPCGTGPFKFVEWMHDQRIVLKRNPDYYGHKPYLDRIVFKIFDDEQSGFSEFKAGNLDDCEILPGQIRMAKVIYGDRALIESMLSLYYYGFNMDADPWGNNQNLRRALNYALDRNQFAAIFGREP